The Streptomyces luteogriseus genome includes a window with the following:
- a CDS encoding acyl-CoA synthetase, whose translation MTTPGHGSTVDGVLRRSARRTPARVAVEYAERTWTYDELDTAVSRAASALLDQGLTRGDRVGAYGHNSDAYLIAFLACARAGLVHVPVNQNLTGDDLAYIVGQSGSTLVLTDPDLAAQLPPTVRTLPLRDADDSLLARLPQAPVYDGPEPRTEDLVQLLYTSGTTALPKGAMMTHRALVHEYLSAITALDLSAGDRPAHSLPLYHSAQMHVFLLPYLAVGATNIILDAPDGDRLFDLIEAGRADSLFAPPTVWIALANRPDFATRDLSGLRKAYYGASIMPVPVLERLRERLPDLAFYNCFGQSEIGPLATVLAPGEHKGRLDSCGRPVLFVDARVVDEDGKDVPDGTPGEIVYRSPQLCEGYWDKPEETAEAFRDGWFRSGDLAVRDAHGYFTIVDRVKDVINSGGVVIASRQVEDALYTHPGVAEAAVVGLPDERWIEAVTAVVVPRGEVSETELIDHVRERLAPFKAPKRVVFVDELPRNASGKILKRELRSDLGNE comes from the coding sequence ATGACGACGCCCGGACACGGCAGCACGGTCGACGGAGTCCTGCGGCGCAGCGCCCGGCGCACACCGGCGCGCGTCGCGGTGGAGTACGCCGAACGGACCTGGACGTACGACGAACTCGACACCGCCGTCTCCCGCGCGGCGAGCGCCCTCCTCGACCAAGGGCTGACCCGCGGGGACCGGGTCGGCGCCTACGGCCACAACTCCGACGCCTACCTGATCGCCTTCCTCGCCTGCGCCCGCGCGGGGCTGGTGCACGTACCCGTCAACCAGAACCTGACCGGCGACGACCTCGCCTACATCGTCGGCCAGTCGGGCAGCACCCTGGTCCTCACCGACCCGGACCTCGCCGCACAACTGCCTCCCACCGTTCGGACGTTGCCGCTGCGCGACGCGGACGACTCGCTCCTCGCGCGGCTGCCGCAGGCGCCCGTGTACGACGGCCCCGAGCCGCGCACCGAGGACCTCGTGCAACTGCTGTACACGTCCGGGACGACCGCGCTGCCCAAGGGCGCGATGATGACGCACCGGGCCCTGGTGCACGAGTACCTGAGTGCGATCACCGCCCTCGACCTCAGTGCGGGCGACCGACCCGCGCACTCCCTGCCGCTGTACCACTCGGCGCAGATGCACGTCTTCCTGCTGCCCTACCTCGCCGTCGGCGCGACGAACATCATCCTCGACGCACCCGACGGCGACCGGCTCTTCGACCTGATCGAGGCGGGCCGCGCGGACAGCCTGTTCGCGCCGCCCACCGTCTGGATCGCCCTGGCCAACCGCCCCGACTTCGCCACCCGCGACCTGAGCGGCCTGCGCAAGGCGTACTACGGCGCCTCGATCATGCCGGTGCCGGTACTCGAACGGCTGCGGGAGCGCCTGCCGGACCTGGCCTTCTACAACTGCTTCGGGCAGAGCGAGATCGGTCCGCTGGCCACGGTCCTCGCACCCGGCGAACACAAGGGCCGCCTGGACTCCTGCGGTCGGCCCGTCCTGTTCGTCGACGCCCGTGTGGTCGACGAGGACGGCAAGGACGTCCCCGACGGCACCCCCGGCGAGATCGTCTACCGCTCACCCCAACTCTGCGAGGGCTACTGGGACAAGCCCGAGGAGACCGCCGAGGCCTTCCGCGACGGCTGGTTCCGCTCCGGCGACCTCGCCGTACGCGACGCGCACGGCTACTTCACGATCGTCGACCGGGTCAAGGACGTCATCAACTCCGGCGGTGTCGTCATCGCCTCACGCCAGGTCGAGGACGCCCTGTACACCCACCCCGGCGTCGCCGAGGCCGCGGTCGTGGGCCTGCCGGACGAGCGCTGGATCGAGGCGGTGACAGCCGTGGTCGTCCCGCGCGGCGAGGTCTCGGAGACGGAACTGATCGACCACGTCCGCGAACGACTCGCCCCCTTCAAGGCGCCGAAGCGCGTGGTGTTCGTCGACGAACTCCCGCGCAACGCCAGCGGGAAGATCCTCAAGCGGGAGCTGAGGAGCGACCTCGGGAACGAGTAG
- a CDS encoding penicillin acylase family protein — MRGRLRRLVLGATALFTAASALPAAAATTGQRAEQHPSRDGMSAVIRYTEYGIPHILAKNYADLGFGTGWAQAADEVCTLADGFVTLRGERSRYFGADAPAGGDLSAARTNLASDLYFRGVRESRTVEKLLAERTPVGPSREVRNMMRGWAAGYNAWLKQKKATDPACAGASWVRPVTELDVAARGLAIASISGEGRFVETITASQPPAGGTAASGTQSARPPGAKAVAKAADELWGDPGMGSNAVAFRGDTTANGHGLLLGNPHYPWDGGRRFWQSQQTIPGELNVSGGSLLGTPAISIGFNAHVAWSHTVSTGVPANLHQLTLDPADPTTYLVDGRPERMKKRTVTVAVKDGAPVTRTQWWTRYGPVVTSLSSQVPLPWTGRTAYALNDPNAANLRFADTSLGFSKARGTSDVLASLDRHQGIPWVNTIAADRAGHSLFTQSQVLPRITDDVAGRCSTELGRTTYPASGIAILDGSRGDCALGSDPGAVVPGIFGPARMPTLKDAPYAENSNGTAWMSNADRPLTGYERVFGTVGTQLGLRTRGAIEDVAAMTDRGGLTVRDLQRQQFANRVPAGDLAAGDVARACAALPGGTATGSDGTSVDVSGACDVLKAWDRTMDTGSRGALLFDRFWRRLEQAVPTDRLWKVPFSAADPVRTPNTLNTEAPGFPTALADAVAELRGAGIALDAPLGAHQFVVRDGQRLPVPGGAGRLGVWNVIEPTWDAAAGGYTEVPFGSSHLQAVGWDGSRCPVARTLLTYSQSSNPKSPHYADQTRLLSDEKWVASRFCEKDILSSPKLKVVRVHERR, encoded by the coding sequence ATGCGCGGTCGTCTGAGACGACTTGTCCTTGGGGCCACGGCCCTGTTCACCGCCGCGTCCGCGTTACCCGCGGCGGCCGCCACCACCGGACAGCGAGCAGAGCAGCACCCGTCCCGCGACGGCATGTCCGCCGTCATCCGCTACACCGAGTACGGCATTCCGCACATCCTCGCGAAGAACTACGCGGACCTGGGCTTCGGTACGGGCTGGGCGCAGGCCGCCGACGAGGTGTGCACGCTCGCCGACGGCTTCGTGACCCTGCGGGGCGAGCGGTCCCGGTACTTCGGCGCCGACGCGCCCGCCGGCGGCGACCTCTCGGCGGCCAGGACGAACCTCGCCAGCGACCTGTACTTCCGCGGGGTCCGCGAGAGCCGCACCGTGGAGAAGCTGCTGGCCGAGCGGACGCCCGTGGGGCCGAGCCGTGAGGTGCGGAACATGATGCGGGGCTGGGCCGCCGGTTACAACGCGTGGCTGAAGCAGAAGAAGGCCACGGATCCGGCCTGTGCGGGCGCCTCCTGGGTCCGGCCGGTCACCGAGCTGGACGTGGCGGCCCGCGGCCTGGCCATCGCCTCGATATCCGGCGAGGGGCGGTTCGTGGAGACGATCACGGCCTCGCAACCACCGGCCGGGGGCACTGCCGCCTCCGGCACGCAATCCGCCCGGCCGCCGGGCGCGAAGGCCGTGGCGAAGGCGGCGGACGAGCTGTGGGGCGACCCCGGCATGGGCTCCAACGCGGTCGCCTTCCGCGGTGACACGACGGCGAACGGCCACGGCCTGCTGCTGGGCAACCCGCACTACCCGTGGGACGGCGGCCGCCGGTTCTGGCAGTCGCAGCAGACGATCCCGGGCGAGCTGAACGTGTCGGGCGGCTCCCTGCTCGGCACCCCGGCGATCTCCATCGGGTTCAACGCACATGTGGCATGGAGCCATACCGTCTCCACCGGCGTCCCGGCCAACCTCCACCAGCTGACGCTCGATCCGGCCGATCCGACGACGTACCTGGTGGACGGCAGGCCGGAACGCATGAAGAAGCGGACCGTGACGGTCGCCGTGAAGGACGGCGCACCGGTCACCCGCACCCAGTGGTGGACCCGCTACGGCCCCGTCGTCACCTCCCTGAGCTCCCAGGTCCCGCTGCCGTGGACCGGGAGGACGGCGTACGCCCTCAACGACCCGAACGCCGCGAACCTGCGCTTCGCCGACACCTCGCTCGGATTCAGCAAGGCGCGCGGCACGAGCGACGTCCTCGCCTCCCTCGACCGGCACCAGGGCATTCCCTGGGTGAACACGATCGCCGCCGACCGCGCGGGGCACTCCCTCTTCACCCAGTCGCAGGTACTCCCCCGCATCACCGACGACGTGGCCGGGCGCTGCTCGACGGAACTCGGCAGGACCACGTACCCGGCGTCCGGGATCGCGATCCTCGACGGCTCACGCGGCGACTGCGCGCTCGGCAGCGACCCCGGCGCCGTCGTGCCGGGGATCTTCGGCCCGGCGAGGATGCCGACGCTGAAGGACGCCCCCTACGCGGAGAACTCCAACGGCACCGCGTGGATGTCCAACGCCGACCGGCCGCTCACCGGATACGAGCGGGTCTTCGGCACGGTGGGCACCCAGCTCGGCCTGCGCACCCGCGGCGCGATCGAGGACGTGGCGGCGATGACGGACCGCGGCGGCCTGACCGTACGGGACCTGCAACGGCAGCAGTTCGCCAACCGGGTGCCGGCGGGTGATCTCGCCGCCGGGGACGTGGCCCGGGCGTGCGCCGCGCTGCCCGGCGGTACGGCGACGGGCAGCGACGGCACGTCCGTCGATGTGTCCGGCGCCTGCGACGTGCTGAAGGCGTGGGACCGCACCATGGACACCGGTAGCCGGGGAGCGCTGCTCTTCGACCGGTTCTGGCGCAGGCTCGAACAGGCGGTGCCGACCGACCGGTTGTGGAAGGTGCCGTTCTCGGCGGCCGACCCGGTCCGCACCCCGAACACCCTCAACACCGAGGCTCCCGGCTTCCCCACCGCCCTCGCCGACGCGGTCGCCGAGCTGCGGGGCGCGGGCATCGCGCTGGACGCGCCGCTCGGCGCGCACCAGTTCGTCGTCCGAGACGGGCAGCGCCTGCCGGTGCCGGGTGGCGCGGGCCGGCTCGGCGTGTGGAACGTGATCGAGCCGACGTGGGACGCGGCCGCCGGCGGCTACACGGAGGTGCCGTTCGGGAGCAGCCACCTGCAGGCGGTCGGGTGGGACGGCAGCCGCTGCCCGGTGGCGCGCACGCTGCTGACCTATTCGCAGTCGTCCAACCCGAAGTCGCCGCACTACGCCGATCAGACGCGGCTGCTCTCCGACGAGAAGTGGGTGGCGTCGCGCTTCTGCGAGAAGGACATCCTGTCCTCCCCGAAGCTGAAGGTCGTTCGGGTGCACGAGCGCCGCTGA
- a CDS encoding acyl-CoA synthetase: MSTPPVGFWAQAAQHPDRKVLVAPDGEEWTAGRLHAAANRLVHGLRAAGLERGDTFAVVLPNGVEFLTAYLAASQAGFYLVPVNHHLVGPEIAWIVSDSGAKVLLAHQRFADAARAAADEAGLPGTHRYAVGTVEGFRPYAELLDDRPESAPADRTLGWVMNYTSGTTGRPRGIRRPLPGKPPEEAYLGGFLGIFGIRPFDDNVHLVCSPLYHTAVLQFAGASLHIGHRLVLMDKWTPEEMLRLIDTHGCTHTHMVPTQFHRLLALPGEVKDRYDVSSMRHAIHGAAPCPDHVKRAMLDWWGPCVEEYYAASEGGGAFATAEDWLKRPGTVGKAWPISELAIFDDDGNRLPPGELGTVYMKMNTGGFSYHKDEAKTRKNRIGDFFTVGDLGHLDEDGYLFLRDRKIDLIISGGVNIYPAEIESALLAHPAVADAAVFGIPHDDWGEEVKAVVEPAPGHRPGPALAADLLDHCAHRLAGYKRPRSVDFITEMPRDPNGKLYKRRLREPYWEGRTRPV; the protein is encoded by the coding sequence GTGAGCACACCCCCCGTGGGCTTCTGGGCCCAGGCCGCACAGCACCCCGACCGGAAGGTGCTCGTCGCACCCGACGGCGAGGAGTGGACCGCCGGACGCCTGCACGCCGCCGCCAACCGGCTCGTGCACGGACTGCGCGCGGCCGGGCTGGAACGCGGCGACACCTTCGCGGTGGTCCTGCCCAACGGCGTCGAGTTCCTCACCGCCTACCTCGCCGCCAGCCAGGCCGGGTTCTACCTCGTCCCCGTCAACCACCACCTGGTCGGCCCGGAGATCGCCTGGATCGTCTCCGACTCCGGCGCCAAGGTGCTCCTCGCCCACCAGCGCTTCGCCGACGCGGCCCGCGCCGCCGCAGACGAGGCCGGCCTGCCGGGCACCCACCGGTACGCCGTCGGCACGGTCGAGGGATTCCGCCCGTACGCCGAACTCCTCGACGACCGGCCCGAGTCGGCGCCCGCGGACCGCACCCTCGGCTGGGTCATGAACTACACCTCGGGCACCACCGGCCGCCCCCGCGGCATCCGCCGCCCGCTGCCCGGCAAACCGCCGGAAGAGGCGTACCTCGGAGGCTTCCTCGGCATCTTCGGCATCCGGCCGTTCGACGACAACGTGCACCTGGTCTGCTCGCCGCTCTACCACACGGCCGTCCTGCAGTTCGCCGGTGCGTCCCTGCACATCGGCCACCGGCTGGTCCTCATGGACAAGTGGACGCCCGAGGAGATGCTCCGCCTCATCGACACCCACGGCTGCACCCACACCCATATGGTCCCCACCCAGTTCCACCGCCTGCTGGCCCTGCCCGGCGAGGTCAAGGACCGCTACGACGTCTCCTCCATGCGGCACGCCATCCACGGGGCCGCGCCCTGCCCCGACCACGTGAAGCGGGCCATGCTCGACTGGTGGGGGCCCTGTGTGGAGGAGTACTACGCCGCCAGCGAGGGCGGCGGCGCCTTCGCCACCGCCGAGGACTGGCTGAAGAGGCCCGGCACCGTCGGCAAGGCCTGGCCCATCAGTGAGCTCGCGATCTTCGACGACGACGGCAACCGGCTGCCGCCCGGTGAACTGGGCACCGTCTACATGAAGATGAACACCGGCGGCTTCTCGTACCACAAGGACGAGGCCAAGACCCGCAAGAACCGCATCGGTGACTTCTTCACCGTCGGCGACCTCGGCCACCTCGACGAGGACGGCTACCTCTTCCTGCGCGACCGCAAGATCGACCTGATCATCTCCGGCGGGGTCAACATCTACCCGGCCGAGATCGAGTCGGCCCTGCTCGCCCACCCGGCCGTCGCGGACGCCGCCGTCTTCGGCATCCCGCACGACGACTGGGGCGAGGAGGTCAAGGCGGTCGTGGAACCGGCCCCCGGACACCGGCCGGGACCCGCCCTCGCGGCCGACCTCCTCGACCACTGCGCCCACAGGCTCGCCGGATACAAGCGGCCCAGGTCCGTCGACTTCATCACAGAGATGCCCCGCGACCCCAACGGCAAGCTGTACAAGCGGCGGCTGCGGGAGCCGTACTGGGAGGGCCGGACGCGACCGGTGTGA
- a CDS encoding NAD(P)H-dependent flavin oxidoreductase, translating to MQTELSQTLGIEHAVFGFTPFPAVAAAISRAGGFGVLGAVRYTDPDELTRDLDWIEAHVDGRPYGLDVVMPAKKVEGVTEADVEAMIPEGHRQFVRDTLAKHGVPELAEGEAAGWRITGWMEQVARSQLDVAFDYPIRLLANALGSPPADVIARAHDQDVLVAALAGSARHARKHRDAGIDIVVAQGYEAGGHTGEIASMVLTPEVVDAVAPMPVLAAGGIGSGQQVAAALTLGAQGVWLGSLWLTTTEADLHSPALTRKLLAAGSGDTVRSRALTGKPARQLRTEWTDAWDDPAGPGTLPMPLQGLLVAEAVSRIQKYEVDRLLGTPVGQIVGRMNSERSVQAVFDDLTRGFEQAVDRVNRIAGRSGQS from the coding sequence ATGCAGACGGAGCTGAGCCAGACACTGGGAATCGAGCACGCCGTCTTCGGCTTCACGCCGTTCCCCGCCGTCGCCGCGGCCATCAGCCGGGCCGGCGGCTTCGGCGTGCTCGGCGCGGTCCGCTACACCGACCCCGACGAACTCACACGCGACCTGGACTGGATCGAGGCACACGTCGACGGCAGGCCGTACGGCCTGGACGTCGTGATGCCGGCGAAGAAGGTCGAGGGCGTGACGGAAGCCGACGTCGAGGCGATGATCCCCGAAGGGCACCGGCAGTTCGTCCGGGACACCCTCGCCAAGCACGGTGTGCCCGAGCTCGCGGAGGGCGAGGCGGCCGGCTGGCGCATCACCGGCTGGATGGAGCAGGTCGCCCGCAGCCAGCTCGACGTCGCCTTCGACTACCCGATCCGGCTCCTCGCCAACGCCCTCGGTTCCCCGCCCGCCGACGTCATCGCCCGCGCTCACGACCAGGACGTCCTGGTCGCCGCACTCGCGGGCAGCGCCCGGCACGCCCGCAAGCACCGGGACGCCGGGATCGACATCGTCGTGGCGCAGGGCTACGAGGCGGGCGGCCACACCGGCGAGATCGCCTCCATGGTGCTGACCCCCGAAGTCGTCGACGCCGTCGCCCCGATGCCCGTCCTGGCCGCCGGCGGCATCGGCAGCGGACAGCAGGTGGCCGCCGCACTCACCCTCGGCGCCCAAGGCGTGTGGCTCGGCTCCCTCTGGCTGACCACCACGGAAGCGGACCTCCACTCGCCCGCCCTGACCCGCAAACTTCTCGCGGCCGGCTCCGGCGACACCGTCCGATCCCGCGCCCTGACCGGCAAACCGGCACGCCAGTTGCGCACCGAGTGGACCGACGCCTGGGACGACCCGGCCGGGCCCGGCACCCTGCCCATGCCCCTGCAGGGTCTGCTGGTCGCCGAAGCCGTCTCGCGCATCCAGAAATACGAGGTCGACCGGCTGCTCGGCACCCCGGTCGGCCAGATCGTCGGCCGGATGAACAGCGAACGCAGCGTCCAGGCCGTCTTCGACGACCTCACCCGCGGCTTCGAGCAGGCCGTGGACCGCGTCAACCGCATCGCCGGAAGGAGCGGACAGTCGTGA